In a single window of the Cucumis melo cultivar AY chromosome 11, USDA_Cmelo_AY_1.0, whole genome shotgun sequence genome:
- the LOC103498789 gene encoding uncharacterized protein LOC103498789 gives MASQLPRPWFRLGSMTRPTTTPNPEQPRPVPARVRPPIIRPAALTDPVEPTTPQRSKSPPPLPRPVTLTPPVKNSASPLRVPPSPSSGQGGGTAMASPAVNPSSPKEKSSSVVGSPKGRSNSSVVGSPKTINSKQPSPFPSPSIPKSIPSVPTPYQSPKPKTVVSPPSPLVLPPPQLQSVAETKHETIPQEVERKTVVFQKVMDKPSQEEEHHHLNITNYRTHTSGLFDKNGKQESNKGDDGDHVENGVSKNKGTIFGGNSNYKRTAFDHDNHARVITMAGENKGAFMEINLSSDKNNSRHQQQQNQDNNTVSVDLKDNNKSKNKTKGSNTRNVLPMRAFFNSNVQGINNSILMDSKFSHHDPGIHLVFSSIPTSPDDEDDQQHQ, from the exons GTCCCAGCTCGAGTTCGACCACCCATCATCCGCCCCGCCGCCTTGACAGACCCGGTAGAACCCACCACCCCACAACGCTCAAAATCCCCCCCTCCCTTGCCTCGCCCTGTCACATTAACCCCTCCCGTGAAAAACTCAGCATCGCCACTGCGTGTTCCTCCATCGCCATCAAGCGGACAAGGTGGTGGGACTGCAATGGCGTCCCCAGCGGTGAATCCTAGTAGCCCGAAGGAAAAAAGTTCTTCAGTTGTAGGGTCTCCGAAGGGAAGAAGTAATTCTTCGGTTGTAGGGTCTCCGAAGACGATTAATAGTAAACAGCCGAGTCCGTTCCCATCTCCTTCGATTCCGAAGTCAATACCGTCGGTTCCAACACCGTATCAGTCTCCGAAACCGAAAACCGTTGTTTCTCCACCGTCACCACTGGTTTTACCGCCGCCGCAGTTGCAGTCTGTTGCTGAGACTAAACATGAGACTATTCCTCAAGAG GTAGAACGAAAGACTGTTGTATTCCAAAAAGTGATGGACAAGCCTTCACAGGAAGAAGAACATCATCACCTTAATATCACAAATTACCGTACTCATACTTCTGGATTATTCGACAAAAATGGGAAGCAAGAATCAAACAAAGGTGATGATGGGGATCATGTTGAGAATGGAGTTAGCAAAAACAAAGGAACAATATTTGGAGGTAATAGTAATTATAAAAGAACAGCATTTGATCATGATAACCACGCAAGAGTTATAACAATGGCTGGTGAAAACAAAGGAGCTTTCATGGAAATAAATCTATCATCAGACAAAAACAACAGCCGtcatcaacaacaacaaaaccAAGACAACAACACTGTTAGTGTTGATCTTAAAGACAATAACAAAAgtaaaaacaaaactaagggGAGTAATACTCGAAATGTTTTGCCTATGAGAGCCTTTTTTAACAGCAATGTTCAAGGGATAAACAATTCTATTCTTATGGACTCCAAATTTAGTCACCATGATCCTGGAATTCATCTTGTTTTTTCATCCATCCCAACATCTCCTGACGACGAAGATGATCAACAACACCAATGA